A stretch of Lactuca sativa cultivar Salinas chromosome 6, Lsat_Salinas_v11, whole genome shotgun sequence DNA encodes these proteins:
- the LOC111900420 gene encoding dehydration-responsive element-binding protein 1D, with product MNSPSPCSDPNSYSHPSPLNRPDRMSRSHDGVILASTKPKKRAGRTKFKETRHPVYRGVRMRRSNKWVCEVREPNKKTRIWLGTYPTAEMAARAHDVAALALRGNLACLNFADSVWRLPVPITNNPTDIRNAAAEAAEAFRLKDMEVDGGDGRRDVSDDKGSDGTLSESEGMAMAEEVEDGGDGRRDVSDDKGSDGTLSESEGMAMAEEVEVESYMDEEAVFYMHRLISDMAEGMLIPPPPCLRGWSSDDVESPDADMCLWNFSI from the coding sequence atgaatTCACCAAGTCCATGTTCTGACCCGAACTCATACTCCCACCCAAGTCCGTTAAACCGACCCGATAGGATGAGCCGGTCTCACGATGGAGTAATACTAGCATCAACTAAGCCAAAGAAACGGGCGGGTCGGACAAAGTTCAAGGAGACCCGACATCCAGTTTATAGAGGGGTCCGAATGAGGAGATCAAATAAGTGGGTTTGTGAAGTACGTGAGCCAAATAAAAAGACTCGAATATGGCTAGGAACGTACCCGACTGCTGAGATGGCAGCCCGGGCTCATGACGTGGCAGCTTTGGCATTGCGTGGTAACCTTGCTTGTTTAAACTTTGCTGATTCTGTTTGGCGGTTGCCTGTGCCGATCACCAATAATCCCACTGATATCAGGAACGCGGCAGCCGAGGCTGCGGAGGCGTTTAGGTTGAAAGATATGGAGGTTGACGGTGGTGATGGGAGGAGAGATGTGAGTGATGATAAGGGTTCTGATGGGACGTTGTCGGAGAGTGAAGGAATGGCGATGGCGGAGGAGGTGGAGGACGGTGGTGATGGGAGGAGAGATGTGAGTGATGATAAGGGTTCTGATGGGACGTTGTCGGAGAGTGAAGGAATGGCGATGGCGGAGGAGGTGGAGGTAGAGAGTTATATGGATGAAGAGGCGGTGTTTTACATGCATAGGTTGATTTCTGACATGGCAGAAGGTATGTTGATACCTCCACCTCCTTGCTTACGTGGATGGAGTTCAGATGACGTGGAAAGTCCAGATGCTGACATGTGTCTCTGGAATTTCTCAATTTGA